The proteins below are encoded in one region of Phaseolus vulgaris cultivar G19833 chromosome 1, P. vulgaris v2.0, whole genome shotgun sequence:
- the LOC137815612 gene encoding filament-like plant protein 1 has protein sequence MENPPSASTPFVSAGEGPPSTASIAEAAPGGDEGAHNSPIIITESPTSPPRQEAQPLPIQEGGGESQHQAPSVPPPTAVASLPLAVKGIWGPFTAKLRMMVEDLPSIISKAVESSSKKLQDDIFVLQEENRLIRIEAEKLSCNLMMAEIEHSRVEDAMSTELRVARKEATDLRQKVHLLAQEKIELESKLVPYRIKVADLEASIKADAAKVESLEKRSVDREVLLGKVEKERDDTVAELAEARKENERIAAELAQAQEENKKVAEDLIQAREKTEELKKRADELE, from the coding sequence atggagaaccctccgagcgcctccacgccattcgtatctgctggagagggtcctccttcaacagcctcaatcgccgaagctgcgccaggtggggatgaaggcgctcaTAACTCGCCGATAATCATCACTGAATCCCCTacatcaccaccacgccaagaagcccaaCCTTTACCAATCCAAGAGGGCGGTGGTGAgagccagcaccaggctccttcagtGCCTCCACCAACAGCGGTTGCAAGCCTTCCCCTCGCGGTTAAAGGGATCTGGGGACCCTTCACAGCCAAACTCAGAATGATGGtagaggacctcccctccatcatatcaaaagctgtggagagctccagcaAAAAACTTCAGGACGACATCttcgtgctccaagaggagaatcgcctaataaggatcgaggcggagaagttgtcttgcAACCTTATGATGGCGGAAATCGAGCACTCGcgggtggaggacgccatgagcactgagctgagggtggcgcgcaaggaggccaccgatctacgccagaaagtgcacctcctagctcaagagaaaattgagctagAGAGCAAACTGGTTCCCTACCGtatcaaggtggctgacctggaggcatcaatcaaagcagatgcagccaaggtagagagccttgagaagaggtcagtagatcgggaggtcctcttaGGAAAAGTCGAGAAAGAGAGGGACGACACCGTGGCTGAGCTCGCCGAAGccagaaaggagaatgaaaggatcgccgcagagctggcccaggcgcaggaggagaacaagaaggttgctgaagacctcatTCAAGCTCGTGAGAAAACTGAAGAACTAAAGAAACGAGCTGATGAGTTAGAATAG